The DNA window CAGCTGCCTGGCCTGGGCCCTGGTCGCAGTAAAACCCAGCCTGTAAACCACATTGTCGAGACGCAGCTCAAGGAGTTTCAAGAGGTTTTCGCCGCTCTTGCCCGGCATCTTGCTGGCCCGTTCGTAAGTGTTGCGGAACTGTTTTTCCAGGACTCCGTAAACAAACTTGACCGACTGCTTGGCGCGGAGCTGGCGGCTGTACTCACCCTCCTTGCGCCGGGTCTGTCTGGGGCTGCGTTTTGATTTTTTATTGATACCCAGCATCTGAGGCGGCACTTCCAGGGTGCGGCTTCGTTTCAGAATGGGTGACCTGTCTTTAGCCATATGATCTGATCTCC is part of the Fastidiosipila sp. genome and encodes:
- the rpsD gene encoding 30S ribosomal protein S4, whose translation is MAKDRSPILKRSRTLEVPPQMLGINKKSKRSPRQTRRKEGEYSRQLRAKQSVKFVYGVLEKQFRNTYERASKMPGKSGENLLKLLELRLDNVVYRLGFTATRAQARQLINHGHFNINGRRASIPSMQVSPGDEITVRENSRHVKVFDELPNTLVPAWLSFDPDHLKGAVLRLPERDEIDLDVEETLIVELYSK